A DNA window from Amycolatopsis sp. DSM 110486 contains the following coding sequences:
- a CDS encoding PP2C family protein-serine/threonine phosphatase, translating into MTTADGLGPVAAAVRKAFVDAEGRPVAVRIRRLDAADYRGRGRIVVPDAATVAQLVPAQRVTGAVVVTDEDATVLLHTDAPEGARLAPTAAGVDAATAELTGTVSRLRAEAGVVDALHSIGRRLTAQLDLDVVVQEATDAATGATGAAFGAFFYNLVDQFGESYTLYTLSGVPREAFSRFPMPRNTAVFGPTFDGTGTVRSADITADPRFGHNAPYHGMPEGHLPVRSYLAVSVVSPTSGEVLGGFFFGHPETVRFTERHEYLAEGIAGYAAIALDNARLFERERTLAAELSRSMVPAAPRIPGLDLVTRYLPAATGSKVGGDWFDVLRLGSDATAFVIGDVVGHGVAAATVMGQVRTAIRSYALLELPPSEVLRNVSQLTGRFAEPSFVTCFYAVHEPADHSLTYANAGHLPAVLVHADGTPQQIGEALAQPLGVGAEFPQEQVAFPPGTDLVPYTDGLVESRTRDLTVGIAGLLTALGALHDALHDGSDAETAWDRLIHDLTGGSHDDDIALIHVRRRDGGAV; encoded by the coding sequence ATGACCACCGCCGACGGCCTCGGGCCCGTGGCCGCGGCCGTGCGCAAGGCGTTCGTCGACGCCGAGGGCCGGCCCGTGGCCGTGCGGATCCGCCGGCTCGACGCCGCGGACTACCGGGGCCGGGGCCGGATCGTGGTCCCCGACGCCGCGACCGTGGCCCAGCTCGTCCCGGCTCAACGCGTGACGGGCGCCGTGGTCGTCACCGACGAGGACGCCACCGTGCTGCTGCACACCGACGCTCCCGAAGGCGCCCGCCTCGCACCGACCGCAGCCGGGGTCGACGCCGCGACGGCCGAGCTCACCGGCACCGTCAGCCGGCTGCGCGCCGAGGCCGGCGTCGTCGACGCCCTGCACTCCATCGGCCGCCGGCTCACCGCCCAGCTCGACCTCGACGTCGTGGTCCAGGAAGCGACCGACGCCGCCACCGGCGCGACGGGGGCCGCCTTCGGCGCGTTCTTCTACAACCTCGTCGACCAGTTCGGCGAGTCGTACACGCTCTACACCCTCTCCGGCGTGCCGCGCGAAGCGTTCTCCCGCTTCCCCATGCCCCGCAACACCGCCGTGTTCGGCCCGACGTTCGACGGCACCGGCACCGTCCGCAGCGCGGACATCACGGCCGACCCGCGGTTCGGCCACAACGCGCCCTACCACGGCATGCCCGAGGGGCACCTGCCCGTGCGTAGCTATCTCGCCGTATCGGTCGTCAGCCCCACCAGCGGCGAGGTGCTCGGCGGGTTCTTCTTCGGCCACCCCGAAACCGTCCGGTTCACCGAGCGCCACGAGTACCTCGCCGAAGGCATCGCGGGGTACGCCGCCATCGCGTTGGACAACGCCCGCCTCTTCGAACGCGAGCGCACCCTCGCCGCAGAGCTCTCGCGCAGCATGGTGCCCGCCGCGCCGCGGATCCCAGGCCTCGACCTCGTCACGCGCTACCTGCCGGCCGCCACCGGCAGCAAGGTCGGCGGCGACTGGTTCGACGTACTCCGCCTGGGTTCGGACGCCACCGCGTTCGTGATCGGCGACGTCGTCGGCCACGGCGTCGCCGCCGCCACCGTGATGGGCCAGGTCCGCACCGCGATCCGCTCGTACGCGCTGCTGGAGCTGCCGCCGTCGGAGGTCCTGCGCAACGTCTCACAGCTCACCGGCCGGTTCGCCGAGCCGAGTTTCGTGACTTGTTTCTACGCCGTGCACGAGCCCGCGGACCACTCGCTGACGTACGCGAACGCCGGGCACCTGCCCGCCGTGCTCGTCCACGCCGACGGCACGCCCCAGCAGATCGGCGAGGCGCTGGCCCAGCCGCTCGGCGTCGGCGCGGAGTTCCCGCAGGAGCAGGTGGCTTTCCCGCCCGGCACCGACCTCGTGCCCTACACCGACGGTCTGGTCGAGAGCCGCACCCGCGACCTCACCGTCGGCATCGCCGGGCTGCTCACCGCGCTCGGTGCCCTGCACGATGCCCTGCACGATGGGTCCGACGCGGAAACCGCGTGGGACCGCCTGATCCACGACCTCACCGGCGGCAGCCACGACGACGACATCGCCCTGATCCACGTGCGCCGCCGCGACGGAGGTGCGGTGTGA
- a CDS encoding STAS domain-containing protein, with amino-acid sequence MAESGAPGDDAGRVETTGGAVALSEDDGATVLAVSGALDLALAPKLRRLVDRAARTGAPVLVIDLSAVDFLASAGMAVLVWAHRQAEPADVRVVASSRLTLRPLELTRLTDELAVFPSVPAALAGA; translated from the coding sequence ATGGCTGAGTCCGGTGCCCCCGGCGACGACGCGGGCCGGGTGGAGACCACGGGCGGCGCCGTCGCGCTGAGTGAGGACGACGGTGCCACGGTGCTGGCCGTGAGCGGCGCCCTCGACCTCGCGCTCGCCCCCAAGCTGCGCCGGCTCGTGGACCGCGCCGCGCGCACGGGGGCGCCGGTGCTCGTGATCGACCTCAGCGCGGTCGACTTCCTGGCTTCGGCGGGGATGGCGGTGCTCGTGTGGGCCCACCGGCAGGCCGAACCCGCCGACGTGCGCGTGGTCGCGAGCAGCCGGCTCACGCTGCGGCCGCTGGAGCTGACCCGCCTGACCGACGAGCTCGCCGTGTTCCCCTCGGTGCCCGCCGCGCTGGCGGGCGCATGA
- a CDS encoding CsbD family protein — protein MNDKMQNKADELKGRAKEALGNATGNEQWQAEGKADQAKGALKQAGEKVKDAVDGLKNKN, from the coding sequence GTGAACGACAAAATGCAGAACAAGGCCGATGAATTGAAGGGCCGCGCCAAAGAAGCACTCGGAAACGCCACCGGAAACGAGCAGTGGCAGGCCGAAGGCAAGGCGGACCAGGCCAAGGGTGCCCTCAAGCAGGCCGGTGAGAAGGTCAAGGACGCGGTCGACGGGCTGAAGAACAAGAACTGA
- a CDS encoding DUF6131 family protein, whose protein sequence is MIVLGVILLVVGFITGISILWTIGIVLLVIGAVLAILGGTGRRVGGRAHWY, encoded by the coding sequence ATGATCGTGCTCGGAGTCATCCTGCTCGTCGTCGGTTTCATCACCGGCATCTCGATCCTGTGGACGATCGGCATCGTCCTGCTGGTCATCGGTGCGGTCCTGGCCATCCTGGGCGGAACCGGCCGCAGGGTCGGCGGCCGCGCGCACTGGTACTGA
- a CDS encoding PLP-dependent aminotransferase family protein, producing MASGELATTAPVGLGWLAVRIGERTARGIAGAVSGLIRDGEVQPGTRLPTVRALAAELSVSPTTIAEAWAQLRAAGLIGTGRRRGTTVLAPPAGLPPARMFPGWQSVDLEHGSPDPALLPPLEDAVAAGVRSERRAVKEPISSRLRAAVKPEWPFAAEAWTVAAGGQEGVALACRAVARPGDVVAVEEPTAPWLLRHLRAARIHVVPVRRDEAGPRADALEAALAHRPVAFVYQPRAQNPLGHTVSAARVAELAAVLARTDTAVIEADDFGPLAASAGASLGTHLPGQVLLVRSYCTAFGTELRSCVLGGSAALVERVRAHRAFGTAWSSRVLQDAQAFLLTDTATDALVHRARRRYAGRRAVLAEALRDHGLDVAVGDGLTLWVPVPEETRTLVTLAAHGVSVGAGSRCFTGRSGAPHIRVAVGQLPDDPAPVADLAGMIARAAGVRSRRSA from the coding sequence GTGGCCTCGGGCGAACTCGCGACGACGGCGCCGGTCGGGCTCGGCTGGCTCGCCGTGCGGATCGGCGAACGCACGGCGCGCGGCATCGCGGGCGCCGTGTCGGGCCTCATCCGCGACGGTGAGGTGCAGCCCGGCACGCGGCTGCCGACCGTGCGCGCGCTCGCGGCCGAGCTGTCGGTGAGTCCCACGACGATCGCGGAGGCGTGGGCGCAGCTGCGCGCGGCCGGGCTGATCGGCACCGGCCGCCGTCGCGGCACGACCGTGCTGGCGCCGCCCGCCGGGCTCCCGCCCGCGCGGATGTTCCCGGGCTGGCAGTCGGTGGACCTGGAGCACGGCTCACCCGATCCCGCGCTGCTGCCGCCGCTGGAGGACGCGGTGGCCGCCGGGGTGCGGTCGGAGCGGCGGGCGGTGAAGGAACCGATCAGCTCCCGGCTGCGGGCGGCGGTGAAGCCGGAGTGGCCGTTCGCGGCGGAGGCGTGGACAGTCGCCGCCGGTGGTCAGGAAGGTGTGGCGTTGGCGTGCCGGGCGGTGGCCCGGCCCGGCGACGTGGTCGCGGTCGAGGAACCGACCGCGCCGTGGCTGCTGCGGCACCTGCGCGCGGCGCGCATCCACGTGGTTCCGGTGCGCCGCGACGAAGCCGGCCCGCGCGCCGACGCGCTCGAAGCCGCGCTGGCGCACCGGCCCGTCGCCTTCGTCTACCAGCCGCGCGCGCAGAACCCGCTGGGTCACACCGTGTCCGCCGCTCGCGTCGCCGAGCTCGCCGCCGTGCTCGCGCGTACCGACACCGCCGTGATCGAGGCCGACGACTTCGGCCCGCTCGCCGCCTCGGCGGGGGCGAGCCTGGGCACGCACCTGCCCGGGCAGGTGCTGCTGGTGCGGTCTTATTGCACGGCCTTCGGCACCGAGCTGCGCAGCTGCGTGCTCGGCGGCTCGGCCGCGCTCGTGGAGCGGGTGCGCGCGCACCGGGCGTTCGGCACCGCGTGGTCCAGCCGGGTGCTGCAGGACGCGCAGGCGTTCCTGCTCACCGACACCGCCACGGACGCGCTGGTCCACCGCGCGCGCCGGCGCTACGCCGGTCGCCGGGCGGTGCTCGCCGAGGCGCTGCGCGACCACGGCCTCGACGTGGCCGTGGGCGACGGGCTCACGCTGTGGGTGCCGGTGCCCGAGGAGACCCGCACCTTGGTCACGCTGGCCGCGCACGGCGTCTCCGTCGGCGCGGGCAGCCGGTGTTTCACCGGCCGCTCCGGCGCGCCGCACATCCGCGTCGCCGTGGGCCAGCTCCCCGACGACCCGGCCCCGGTCGCCGACCTGGCCGGGATGATCGCGCGGGCGGCCGGCGTCCGGTCCCGCCGCAGCGCCTGA
- a CDS encoding antibiotic biosynthesis monooxygenase, whose amino-acid sequence MITEIAIVDVKPGAGDEFAAAYAKAHELLATTPGCRSARMMRSEESPDRFVGVVEWESKQHHLEHFRGTDRYAAYGALLGPYLAAQPRVEHFEAV is encoded by the coding sequence GTGATCACCGAAATCGCGATCGTCGACGTGAAACCGGGCGCCGGCGACGAATTCGCCGCCGCGTACGCGAAAGCCCACGAGCTGCTCGCGACCACGCCCGGCTGCCGCAGTGCGCGGATGATGCGCAGTGAGGAGAGCCCGGACCGCTTCGTCGGCGTCGTCGAGTGGGAGTCGAAGCAGCACCACCTGGAGCACTTCCGGGGCACCGACCGCTACGCGGCGTACGGCGCGCTGCTCGGGCCCTACCTCGCCGCGCAGCCGCGGGTGGAGCACTTCGAGGCCGTCTGA
- a CDS encoding polysaccharide deacetylase family protein — MKATFFLIGRELEAHPELGRELAAAGHELGNHTYSHERMVLVTPGYVASEIERTDALIRRTGYRGEITVRPPNGKKLLALPYYLHQHGRQTIMWDVEPNSYPAVDASATATAEYVVSHVRPGSIVVLHAMYPAREATREALGPAINGLRARGYRFVTVSQLLALRGKG, encoded by the coding sequence GTGAAGGCCACTTTCTTCCTCATCGGACGAGAACTGGAGGCACACCCCGAGCTGGGCCGTGAGCTCGCCGCGGCCGGGCACGAACTGGGCAACCACACCTACTCGCACGAGCGCATGGTGCTGGTGACGCCCGGCTACGTCGCGTCGGAGATCGAACGCACCGACGCGCTCATCCGCCGGACCGGCTACCGGGGCGAGATCACCGTGCGCCCGCCCAACGGCAAGAAGCTGCTCGCGCTCCCGTACTACCTCCACCAGCACGGCCGGCAGACGATCATGTGGGACGTCGAGCCGAACTCCTACCCCGCCGTCGACGCTTCGGCCACCGCGACCGCCGAGTACGTGGTGAGCCACGTGCGTCCGGGCTCGATCGTGGTGCTGCACGCGATGTACCCCGCTCGCGAGGCGACGCGGGAAGCGCTCGGCCCCGCGATCAACGGGCTGCGGGCGCGGGGCTACCGGTTCGTCACGGTGTCGCAGCTGCTGGCGTTGCGGGGCAAGGGATGA
- a CDS encoding sensor histidine kinase translates to MRRLADRRLLADLATTLLVAVLLALGGTWQPGHGGAGLLLVVAQLLPLPLRRRFPGWVLAVVAATTVAHLVTSAPRNLDYLPVLLALYTAPMSPRPLVRFWLCGATTAAVGAAMVPAKGFVDGALRTATICVVAWLLGVERQRHVAERAEFAAQRTRHRLERLAAERRDRTARRLHNTLARTTTVMLVQAEALRAVGDLTDADRLRVDATLSAGRDALGQVRATLRELHGEDEPTAEPALADVLDQLRSAGLVLDAVPDAAAFPGPVRPLAGRVIAEAATNALRHHGPGTRLGVEVAVTGGQVRIAVASKVQTPPAGETAGAGYGLTSLRAQLAEHGGSLTAGPVAGGWSVVAVIPCPATPAAATP, encoded by the coding sequence GTGCGCCGACTCGCCGATCGACGGCTCCTCGCCGACCTGGCGACCACGCTGCTGGTCGCCGTCCTGCTCGCGCTGGGCGGCACGTGGCAGCCGGGCCACGGCGGGGCCGGCCTGCTGCTCGTCGTGGCACAACTGCTGCCGCTGCCCCTTCGCCGGCGGTTCCCCGGCTGGGTGCTCGCCGTGGTCGCCGCGACGACCGTCGCCCACCTCGTCACCAGCGCGCCGCGCAACCTCGACTACCTCCCGGTCCTGCTCGCCCTCTACACCGCGCCGATGTCGCCGCGCCCGCTCGTGCGGTTCTGGCTGTGCGGCGCCACGACGGCCGCGGTCGGCGCGGCGATGGTGCCCGCCAAGGGTTTCGTGGACGGCGCGCTGCGCACCGCCACCATCTGTGTCGTCGCGTGGCTGCTCGGCGTGGAACGCCAGCGTCATGTCGCCGAACGCGCGGAGTTCGCCGCGCAACGCACGCGCCACCGGCTGGAACGCCTTGCCGCCGAACGCCGTGACCGCACCGCGCGGCGGCTGCACAACACGCTCGCGCGCACCACCACCGTGATGCTCGTGCAGGCCGAGGCCCTGCGCGCGGTCGGCGACCTGACCGACGCCGACCGCCTGCGCGTCGACGCGACGCTGTCGGCCGGCCGCGACGCACTGGGCCAGGTCCGCGCGACGCTGCGCGAACTCCACGGCGAGGACGAACCCACCGCCGAACCCGCGCTGGCCGACGTGCTCGACCAGCTGCGCTCCGCCGGTCTGGTCCTCGACGCCGTGCCGGACGCGGCGGCCTTCCCCGGCCCCGTCCGCCCGCTCGCCGGACGGGTGATCGCCGAAGCCGCCACCAACGCCCTGCGCCACCACGGCCCGGGCACGCGCCTGGGCGTCGAGGTCGCCGTGACCGGCGGGCAGGTCCGGATCGCCGTCGCGTCGAAGGTTCAGACCCCACCGGCCGGGGAAACCGCCGGTGCCGGCTACGGCCTCACCAGCCTGCGCGCGCAGCTGGCCGAGCACGGCGGCTCGCTCACCGCCGGACCCGTGGCAGGCGGCTGGTCCGTGGTGGCCGTCATCCCTTGCCCCGCAACGCCAGCAGCTGCGACACCGTGA
- a CDS encoding response regulator transcription factor, translating into MTAVSPAVAAELGAPAELFTPRERDVLALLGRGLSNRDIAAELGLAERTVKVHVGNLLAKLQVGSRTQAALAAERVLG; encoded by the coding sequence GTGACCGCCGTCAGCCCGGCCGTCGCCGCGGAGCTCGGGGCGCCGGCCGAACTGTTCACCCCGCGCGAACGCGACGTGCTGGCGTTGCTCGGCCGCGGACTGTCCAATCGGGACATCGCCGCCGAGCTCGGCCTGGCGGAACGCACGGTCAAGGTCCACGTGGGCAACCTGCTCGCGAAGCTTCAGGTGGGCAGCCGCACGCAGGCGGCGCTGGCGGCGGAGCGGGTGCTGGGCTGA
- a CDS encoding NAD-dependent epimerase/dehydratase family protein, protein MRLLVLGGTVFVGRAVAVEALRRGHEVVCAARGESGTVPDGARLIKVDRDDPDGLASLPDFDAVVDVAPMSFPWVQRALAVLADRVAHWTFVSTINVYADEATPGQTPATGPLVDPLPRHATRDDLTAEGGTGLYGGIKVASENAVRAALGERAFVVRPGLITGPGDGSDRFGYWPGRFARGGRVLVPASDRLAQYIDVRDLAAWIVTAFETGLGGTFDGIGPAADLGKLLADIAAAVGTDVEFVPATDTQLETAGVAPWSGPRSLPLWLPPTYAGLASHDPAPSLAAGLDVRPLADAVAGALARERNLGLDRDRRSGLSAAEEAEVLAGL, encoded by the coding sequence ATGAGACTTCTCGTGCTGGGTGGGACGGTGTTCGTCGGACGGGCCGTCGCGGTGGAGGCGCTGCGACGGGGCCACGAGGTCGTGTGCGCGGCGCGCGGCGAGTCGGGGACGGTGCCCGACGGCGCGCGGCTGATCAAGGTGGACCGCGACGATCCGGACGGATTGGCTTCGCTGCCCGATTTCGACGCCGTGGTGGACGTGGCGCCGATGTCGTTCCCGTGGGTGCAGCGGGCGCTTGCGGTCCTCGCGGACCGCGTGGCGCACTGGACGTTCGTCTCGACGATCAACGTCTACGCCGACGAGGCGACGCCCGGCCAGACCCCGGCGACCGGCCCGCTCGTGGACCCGCTGCCGCGCCACGCGACCCGCGACGACCTGACCGCGGAAGGCGGCACCGGGCTGTACGGCGGCATCAAGGTGGCCAGCGAGAACGCCGTGCGCGCCGCGCTGGGGGAGCGCGCCTTCGTGGTGCGGCCCGGCCTGATCACCGGCCCCGGCGACGGCAGCGACCGCTTCGGCTACTGGCCCGGCCGCTTCGCCCGCGGCGGGCGCGTGCTCGTGCCCGCCTCCGACCGGCTCGCGCAGTACATCGACGTGCGCGACCTCGCGGCCTGGATCGTCACCGCGTTCGAGACCGGGCTGGGCGGCACCTTCGACGGGATCGGCCCCGCAGCCGACCTGGGCAAGCTGCTCGCGGACATCGCCGCGGCCGTCGGGACCGACGTCGAGTTCGTGCCCGCCACGGATACCCAGCTGGAAACCGCCGGCGTCGCCCCGTGGTCCGGTCCACGCTCCCTGCCGCTGTGGCTCCCACCCACCTACGCCGGCCTCGCCTCCCACGACCCGGCCCCGTCACTGGCGGCGGGCCTGGACGTCCGCCCCCTCGCCGACGCCGTCGCGGGCGCCCTGGCGCGCGAACGCAACCTGGGGCTGGACCGCGACCGGCGCTCGGGCCTGTCGGCGGCCGAGGAGGCGGAGGTGTTGGCGGGGTTGTGA
- a CDS encoding DUF2071 domain-containing protein, with protein sequence MPRWGASGGVAGAEEGGGEGDVLAYECRRGRSRVVVRAGAWSGRSSEAGDVLTTRWVGRDVTWHGRTLCVPNDHPEWPLHRASLLEPRDDLAELGGVAVAGEPVSVLYSPGVPARFGAPFVV encoded by the coding sequence ATGCCGCGTTGGGGCGCGAGCGGCGGGGTGGCGGGCGCGGAGGAGGGCGGTGGTGAAGGCGACGTACTCGCCTACGAGTGTCGGCGCGGGCGGAGCCGGGTGGTGGTGCGCGCCGGCGCGTGGAGCGGGCGGTCGTCGGAGGCTGGAGACGTTCTGACCACGCGGTGGGTGGGCCGCGACGTGACGTGGCACGGGCGAACGTTGTGCGTGCCCAACGACCACCCCGAGTGGCCGCTGCACCGCGCGTCGCTGCTGGAGCCGCGCGACGACCTGGCGGAGCTGGGCGGGGTCGCGGTGGCGGGCGAGCCGGTGAGCGTGCTGTATTCGCCGGGGGTGCCGGCGCGGTTCGGAGCGCCGTTCGTGGTGTGA
- the rpmG gene encoding 50S ribosomal protein L33: MAKSVLRPVIKLRSTAGTGYTYVVTKNRRNDPDRMVLRKYDPVVREHVDFREER; encoded by the coding sequence ATGGCGAAGAGCGTTTTGCGCCCGGTGATCAAGCTGCGTTCCACCGCCGGCACGGGCTACACGTATGTGGTGACCAAGAACCGCCGCAACGACCCGGACCGGATGGTCCTGCGCAAGTACGACCCGGTCGTCCGCGAGCACGTGGACTTCCGCGAAGAGCGCTGA
- a CDS encoding exo-alpha-sialidase, with the protein MNLRRVARGLLTAVAGATAFAAAAVVPGATPAASADAASTVVYQAGTGGYSCFRIPAIVKANNGDLLAFAEGRKNSCADTGDIDLVMKRQAKGSSTWGPLQIVIQGFGDVKGNPTPVVVPPTADEPNGRVVLLSVMQCVAPHAACGRVPRVSISKDNGSTWAAPQVLTTQLGFTAAPGWLATGPSHASVLTRGAHKGRLVAGMSYQVNGSAPDTGSIIYSDDRGATWHRGATDASTNNSTLNPQEISLTELPDGKIYASARNNAGTMCSTIERAYAISSDGGQTFSQKFVTEPGLAKTPDVQGSTVAMSATDTGGAYTRLIFAGPSVCDHRHALRIRSSFDEGGSWQGDTDGFLVWSQDAAYSDLVSLGTGSAGVLFEGGPQGNSSAAIRWAKFTDADLGAPACGWGYGVIDQGSLGTAGTVYLSYNAATGKNCVSTMKNSGAGTPSQTTAYLQVQGGTKQTDSGSFSWFAGPVTASAAGKCVTWGGSIGTVKFDAPLGHCG; encoded by the coding sequence GTGAATCTGAGACGTGTCGCACGAGGACTGCTCACGGCAGTGGCCGGGGCGACGGCGTTCGCCGCGGCGGCCGTGGTGCCGGGCGCGACCCCCGCCGCGTCGGCCGACGCGGCCAGCACGGTGGTGTACCAGGCCGGCACCGGCGGCTACTCGTGCTTCCGCATCCCCGCCATCGTCAAGGCGAACAACGGCGACCTGCTCGCCTTCGCCGAGGGCCGCAAGAACAGCTGCGCCGACACCGGCGACATCGACCTGGTCATGAAGCGCCAGGCCAAGGGCAGCTCCACGTGGGGCCCACTGCAGATCGTGATCCAGGGCTTCGGCGACGTGAAGGGCAACCCCACGCCCGTCGTCGTGCCGCCGACCGCGGACGAGCCCAACGGCCGCGTGGTGCTTCTCTCGGTGATGCAGTGCGTCGCCCCGCACGCCGCTTGCGGCCGCGTTCCGCGCGTGAGCATCAGCAAGGACAACGGCTCCACGTGGGCCGCGCCCCAGGTGCTCACCACGCAGCTCGGCTTCACGGCGGCGCCGGGCTGGCTCGCGACCGGGCCGTCGCACGCTTCGGTGCTCACCCGCGGTGCCCACAAGGGGCGCCTCGTCGCGGGCATGAGCTACCAGGTCAACGGCTCCGCGCCCGACACCGGCTCGATCATCTACAGCGACGACCGCGGCGCGACCTGGCACCGCGGCGCCACCGACGCGAGCACGAACAACAGCACCCTCAACCCTCAGGAGATCAGCCTCACCGAGCTGCCCGACGGCAAGATCTACGCCTCGGCCCGCAACAACGCCGGCACGATGTGCTCCACCATCGAGCGCGCGTACGCGATCAGCTCCGACGGCGGGCAGACGTTCAGCCAGAAGTTCGTGACCGAGCCGGGCCTGGCGAAGACGCCCGACGTGCAGGGGTCCACGGTCGCGATGAGCGCCACGGACACCGGCGGCGCGTACACCCGGCTGATCTTCGCCGGCCCCTCGGTGTGCGACCACCGCCACGCGCTGCGCATCCGCTCGTCGTTCGACGAGGGCGGCAGCTGGCAGGGTGACACCGACGGGTTCCTGGTGTGGAGCCAGGACGCGGCGTACTCCGACCTCGTCTCGCTCGGCACCGGCTCGGCCGGTGTCCTGTTCGAGGGCGGCCCGCAGGGCAACTCCAGCGCGGCGATCCGCTGGGCGAAGTTCACCGACGCGGACCTGGGCGCGCCGGCGTGCGGCTGGGGCTACGGCGTGATCGACCAGGGCTCGCTCGGCACCGCGGGGACGGTGTACTTGTCCTACAACGCGGCCACCGGCAAGAACTGCGTGAGCACGATGAAGAACTCCGGCGCGGGCACGCCGTCGCAGACCACCGCCTACCTGCAGGTGCAGGGCGGGACGAAGCAGACGGACTCCGGCTCGTTCTCCTGGTTCGCCGGGCCGGTCACGGCTTCGGCGGCCGGCAAGTGCGTGACGTGGGGAGGCTCGATCGGCACCGTGAAGTTCGACGCGCCGCTGGGGCACTGCGGCTGA